Part of the Hevea brasiliensis isolate MT/VB/25A 57/8 unplaced genomic scaffold, ASM3005281v1 Scaf244, whole genome shotgun sequence genome is shown below.
TATCTATACATGTATCTTCACATTTATAATCTCTCAATCCCTTTATTCTTCAAGGAAACAAACAAATACCACAAACCACTCAACAGCATCATCATTTAGTTTAAAAAAAGCATATTATTGagagaaatatttttaattaaatagaaaattattTCCTGTGAGTGTACGACTTCTATAGTAGAATTATTGCTAATTAAAGAGCTATTAATATAGCTGGGGCTCAAGGGAATTTACTCTATAAACAAAATATTATAAGAGATATTATTTGATTTTGTCTGCTGAATTGAGAGATTTGAGTACAAGAAAAATGAATTCCTATAGAGTGATCTTGCCATATTAAGAAAACACATTTTATGGTATAGTTAATGTATAATAAGTAAATGGTTTAGTTATGTCGAGAGTAATAAAGGAAtaattctattaattaattagtacgtgTATGCTtttaattatgattattttttaaCTTAATTAGGTTGATAGAGAATGAGAGAATTTGGTTTATGgtgatgtaattatatatatgtttgGTAATAATGAAGGATGAATATATCCCTAATGCACTAAAAATATCGATAGATTCTTTGATATGTCGTTAAGGATAAATCACACaaatattttttttgtttaatttactTTGTTTTAGTCTTATGATTTACTAAGGGAAACATAATAATTTTGATATCATtattagagagagagaggaaaaagtATATAGATTCTGTATAGAGTTTACTTTAATTCTCTTATCCTCTACGTACATAAAACAACATCGATGATAAATCAATTTTTAAGAATAAAACACGATCAATACAGAAACCCCAATCTgggaatttttctttttttttttttttaaatgtctcTCCCTCAGAATCACTTTCGCTTGCATCGATTGTAGAAGGTACATGGCCGATTCCGGGCACCGAAGGGTCTTATGCAATTGCCGTATATAGCTGAGTTGCAAAAGGCTTGTTTTCCCGTACTTGGATAACGAAAAAGGTTTCCATCTACATCTGATTCTTCTTGTATGCGTTGAGCCGTTGTGGCGTTGCACATGCAGGAGGAATTTGCAATGTTGTCTTCAAGGAGGGCTGCACTATAACCAGATATCACGATCATCAAAACAAATAGCAGAGATAAAGACAACCCTTTCAATGATTCAATCTTCAAGTTGGTTTTCATCTTTGCATATAACTGAAACTGAAACTGAAACTCTAGCTGGAAATTTTACGATCATATAATGGTGCTCAACTTTTGACCATATTTAGGCTTGGGCACTGATAAACGTATAATATAATTAAGTAGTCTATTTTCTATAACTCACAAATTAAGATAAATCATGGGGATTCATGACAAAAGTAAAGCTTTCGTAATCTCTCTTGAGATATTGTAAttgactttatatatatatatatatatatatatatatatatatatatatatatatatatatatatatatatataatttttttattattaaaatagatatataatcattaatttattagacaatatttttatatttatatgttattttttGGAGTTTAAACTCCAATAAATTGgaaaaatttcttctttttccttttttttttttttaacttttattcaACGAAAGGAAAGTGTGGAAAAATCTGAATCCGTGAAATATGGGGTATTGGAAAGACTTGTAAAGTCTTCGGTTCTGTTTGTATTCATAttttctcaagaattcttgttAAAAAGAGATGATCACATCAAactaacaataaataaataatgatttttgacaaTGTCCTCGTACACGACAGGATCATGCGACCATTCTTGGTTGTCATTGTAGTGGAAAAATAGAACTTCCAACTAAATGCTAAGTGCTCCCTCCATTACCCATCAAGCTCATTGGACTCTGAATTATTGCCGCTTATGGAAGACTTGTAAAAGTCTCCCATTAGTCCTCCAGCGTAATATATACACTCAACTTCTAAAATACTGAATTACTAGTAATCCAGCTAATGACTTCGACAACCTTTTTCTGATTGACAAGTAAGTTTTGGCTTACTATAGgtgttctttctttctttttttctccctaattacacataaataaaacATTTGCACAAATTTAACTCCAAATTTCGTTAATTGTGTTATTTTatacttaaaatttttttatttaactcttGATTTACTTAAAGTGTTTCAATTATACTTTTTGTTTATCAATTTTcttaatatgtatatatatttttactttaaaaaaaaattattataacattAGACTTTTTTCTa
Proteins encoded:
- the LOC110672423 gene encoding uncharacterized protein LOC110672423; the encoded protein is MKTNLKIESLKGLSLSLLFVLMIVISGYSAALLEDNIANSSCMCNATTAQRIQEESDVDGNLFRYPSTGKQAFCNSAIYGNCIRPFGARNRPCTFYNRCKRK